From the genome of Halomonas sp. I5-271120, one region includes:
- the gmk gene encoding guanylate kinase, with protein MPQGTLYIVSAPSGAGKTSLVKALLEHLDGIGVSVSHTTREKRPGEVDDVNYHFVDRERFEEMIERGEFFEHARVFDNYYGTSRPAVEARLAAGEDVILEIDWQGARQVRAQMPEAESVFILPPSRAALRARLAGRGTDDEAIIERRMRDAISEMSHFDEYAHVIINDDFATALAELEALVRGQRTRLARVRERQGLLLASLLSQDEGLQ; from the coding sequence ATGCCCCAAGGCACCCTCTATATCGTTTCCGCCCCCTCCGGGGCCGGCAAGACCAGCCTGGTCAAGGCCCTGCTCGAGCATCTAGACGGCATCGGCGTCTCGGTCTCGCACACCACCCGCGAGAAGCGCCCGGGCGAGGTCGACGACGTCAACTACCACTTCGTCGACCGCGAACGCTTCGAGGAGATGATCGAGCGCGGCGAGTTCTTCGAGCACGCCCGCGTCTTCGATAACTACTACGGCACCTCGCGCCCGGCGGTGGAAGCCCGCCTGGCAGCCGGCGAAGACGTGATCCTGGAGATCGACTGGCAGGGCGCCCGTCAGGTCCGCGCCCAGATGCCCGAGGCCGAATCCGTGTTCATCCTGCCGCCGTCTCGGGCCGCGCTGCGTGCACGGCTGGCCGGCCGCGGCACCGACGACGAGGCGATCATCGAGCGGCGCATGCGCGACGCCATCAGCGAGATGTCGCACTTTGACGAATATGCCCACGTGATCATCAACGACGACTTCGCCACCGCCCTGGCCGAGCTCGAAGCACTGGTGCGCGGTCAGCGCACTCGGCTTGCACGGGTACGTGAGCGCCAGGGCCTGCTGCTGGCGTCACTCTTGTCACAGGACGAAGGGCTACAGTAG